In Glycine max cultivar Williams 82 chromosome 15, Glycine_max_v4.0, whole genome shotgun sequence, the DNA window caattacaatatatatacaaacaGTGTGCCAATATATATGAGAAACTGTGGGCGCATTTATATACATCTCATAAAACTCAATGAAGTGACAATGACAATTATATCTATGTTCTAGAAGCATATAGGAAGATATCCAAGCTGACTAGTAACACATAATTCCACAGTATAGCACAGCCAGGGCAGCATAAAGGGATTTTTGACTAGGATTGCACCTATTAAATGGATTATGGATTATTTGAGCTTATACTCTAATCAATAATAACCAAAGAGTTTTATTACTCCCATTTTTGAAGTTATGACAAGAGAGCGGGAGCACAGATACATATCGAGTAACACTGTTGATGTGATGAATTAGATCCCTAAAACACTAAAAACATCAACATCCATAAAATCAATTtgtaaaagaagaaattatGCAGATTTAATATGAAGAGAACAGAACCGCGAAAGGGAAGCGATGAAAGAGAATGTTAAGATACCTAAACAAACAAGGCTGATGTGATGATGCCGACGGAGGTGGATCGCCGCCGCCCACAGCCCACAGCCACGGGAATCCTCGCTCAGTACTACCCGCCTCCGCCTCCGCTTTTCgaatgatattttgttatttaaaataaatatttaattctatGACATTCTACTTTATTTTGTTCACtgtgaaattcaaatatataatgaatataataataaatagcaaatttggttttttatttatcatttaagcACATTTGATATGACATTAAATACTCTTTACTTATGTATTATTGGAATAAATTTTTTCACGGGAGAAGAAGACAAAAGgatgaaatgaaatatttttttataaattaaaattaactttagcaaagattaaaataatccTTTGGAGAAACTAAAtgaaatgttttctttttattggttgaaattaGTATTTGACTTGGTTTGTTGTAAATGGCGAATGCATCTGGGACTGGGTTCTTCACACTTTCTGTTGATTCTTCGAAAGTTGTTTGCTTTGGAAGCATCGCTGACAGACATGTGAGGAAAGGGTGCAAGTTAGTTTGGATTTGCTTGCTGCGGGCAGAGATAGTAGCTTGACTGGTTTAGCGGTAGAGGCTGCAAGGAAAGCTCTCGAGATGGCAAAGGTAGACCCTGCTCCACAGGTATGTACATCTTCACAATAATTCTCTGGCTACCCTTTGCTAAGtaatcttcttttttatttctgtatCCTCTCTTATACAACTTGCAGATTCCAATACAACTTGGCTGCAAAAAAAATCCATTGTCTTATGACATTACAGCTGCATGTAGTGGATTTCTGCTGGGTTTAATATCATCTTCTTGTCACATTAGGGGTATGAaagcttataatttttatttttatttacttaatacTTGCTAAATATGATGAAAACCGTTGCCCTTTATTGTGTGAGTGCAGGGGGTGGTTTTAATAATGTTCTAGTCATTGGAGCCGATGCTATTTCACGATATGTTGATTGGACAGATAGAGGCTCCTGTATTCTTTTTGGGGATGCTGCCGGTGCTGAACTAGTACAGGTAAATTGTATATCTTCCTGCGGCCATTCATAGCAAATTGTCAAGTTGGCAAGGTATATAAATCGATGCCTTTGCTCAGGAACTATGATTACGTTGCAGGCCTGCAACATTGAGGAAGAtggtttatttgtttttgatttGCATAGTGATGGCAGTGGCCAAAGGTTTGTGCTTCTTGTATTGTATTACTGAAAAGAGCTGTAAGCTTTGTAATTAAGCACGTACTTACTCTTACTGCATGTAGGCACTTGAATGCTGCCATTAGAGAAAACGAGTCAAATAATCCATTGGATTCAAATGGTTCTGTTTTTGGCTTTCCTCCCAACCGGTCCCCATATTCATGCATTCAAATGAATGGGAAAGAAGTCTTTTGCTTTGCTGTAAGATGTGTACCACAATCAATTGAATTTGCCCTTGGAAAGGCTGGTCTCCCGGCATCTAGCATTGATTGGTTACTTCTACACCAGTTACACAAAATGAtctagtataaaataaaattctagcaTTTTATTGGGATGCgcaaaattgtgttttttttacgtTGGCTTATGATCTGtgcaataaatattttcttcttttagttcATTAAACCATTATCCTAAAGGGCACTGGTTAGCATTACCCTTGTTTTTATCCTTTACTTGCTAAAGTAGCTGGCATCAGGTTAATTTGTATGCTCATTTCCTAGTAAAAAGAATGTGAAAGTGAAATGTAAATTAAAAAGGTGGAAAACCTGATCTATCCTTTATATCAAGCAATTCATTAGCTGCACATGTGTGTTATACTATTACTTTGCTGAGTGGTAAGATCAACTTTATGATTGAAAACAGAATACCATTTTAGTTACTATGGGAATTGCATGACATGCTTGATAATATATTGGAGAAAGGCAAAATTAAGGTTGCATACTTGCACTTAGGGTGCCTTAATTCATATAAGTGCAGGCAAACAAGAGGATTATCGATGCAGTTGCCGCTCGGTTAGAACTCCCCTCAGAACGGGTGATATCAAATTTGGCTAATAATAGTAACACAAGTGCAGCTTCCATTCCTTTGACTTTGGATGAAGCAGTTCGAAGCGGTAAAGTTAAGCCAGGGCAAACTATTGCAACTGCTGGCTTTGGCGCGGGTCTTACTTGGGGTTCGGCAATTGTTCGTTGGGGCTAAATGCTTTTCCTTCACTGCAGAATCACTACTAGAGAAGAATTTCAGTTCCAAGTGCAGCTTTCTTACACATATGTGTAGAAAATGGGGTTTGGGGAATTTGCAAAAGGATGGATATGAATAACATTCAGCACTGCCTCAACTTGTCATATTCTTTTTGTCTTCaatttacattctccttgctcTTCTATTCTCAAGTgccaaattttctttttctgaggCATGTATTTTTGTCTTTCAGATTTGTTTTAAACTAGGCTTACTATTTGTGTTTCTGAATGGTACTTGTAAATATAAATGCAGCATGCCCAAGTGTCTGCTTGCGTGTACTTTAAACAACCTAGTCAACACCAAGCCGCCacttaattttagttatttgttttttatctaataaaatgaaatgggAAGCATAgggatttcaattttttttagaggcAATCTAACATTACCACCATATCTGTGGTCAATCCATCCACCAAGaactaccaaaaaaataaaagaaataaaaagcacAACGAAAACGAACTCTAAAATT includes these proteins:
- the LOC100807972 gene encoding 3-oxoacyl-[acyl-carrier-protein] synthase 3 A, chloroplastic isoform X2 encodes the protein MAKIPIQLGCKKNPLSYDITAACSGFLLGLISSSCHIRGGGFNNVLVIGADAISRYVDWTDRGSCILFGDAAGAELVQACNIEEDGLFVFDLHSDGSGQRHLNAAIRENESNNPLDSNGSVFGFPPNRSPYSCIQMNGKEVFCFAANKRIIDAVAARLELPSERVISNLANNSNTSAASIPLTLDEAVRSGKVKPGQTIATAGFGAGLTWGSAIVRWG
- the LOC100807972 gene encoding 3-oxoacyl-[acyl-carrier-protein] synthase 3 A, chloroplastic isoform X1, whose protein sequence is MAKVDPAPQIPIQLGCKKNPLSYDITAACSGFLLGLISSSCHIRGGGFNNVLVIGADAISRYVDWTDRGSCILFGDAAGAELVQACNIEEDGLFVFDLHSDGSGQRHLNAAIRENESNNPLDSNGSVFGFPPNRSPYSCIQMNGKEVFCFAANKRIIDAVAARLELPSERVISNLANNSNTSAASIPLTLDEAVRSGKVKPGQTIATAGFGAGLTWGSAIVRWG
- the LOC100807972 gene encoding 3-oxoacyl-[acyl-carrier-protein] synthase 3 A, chloroplastic isoform X3; the protein is MAKVDPAPQIPIQLGCKKNPLSYDITAACSGFLLGLISSSCHIRGGGFNNVLVIGADAISRYVDWTDRGSCILFGDAAGAELVQACNIEEDGLFVFDLHSDGSGQRHLNAAIRENESNNPLDSNGSVFGFPPNRSPYSCIQMNGKEVFCFAVRCVPQSIEFALGKAGLPASSIDWLLLHQLHKMI